Proteins encoded within one genomic window of Streptomyces profundus:
- a CDS encoding polyprenyl synthetase family protein, with product MTTHPPTKDGQQTAREVLHRTRVLLDPALQAWVRRLPPPVVRVASYHFGWTDSAGRPDSAPPGKALRPALVFACAEAVRGSAEEALAPAVAVELVHNFSLLHDDILDGDTTRRHRATAWTVFGSSAALLAGDALLIHASRVLTEEAALPRTLTGLRWLSESTTQLIEGEQTDLHFEERSRVTLGECLLMAERKTASLLACACALGALWGGGDQRQTEALRRFGHHLGVLFQLTDDLLGIWGDPAVTGKPAGADLASRKKSLPVVAALDSGTPAGRRLAELYAEEEPEADEGATTPSTLADLVIEAGGRAWAERAVVEQLGLAESALATADVSKEAAGRLIALLRLVGQRDH from the coding sequence ATGACCACCCATCCCCCCACGAAGGACGGGCAGCAGACCGCCAGGGAGGTGCTGCACCGGACCCGGGTGCTGCTCGATCCGGCCCTCCAAGCGTGGGTGCGCCGGCTGCCGCCGCCCGTGGTGCGGGTGGCCTCCTACCACTTCGGCTGGACCGACAGCGCGGGACGCCCGGACAGCGCGCCGCCGGGGAAGGCACTGCGGCCCGCGCTGGTGTTCGCCTGCGCCGAGGCGGTGCGCGGCTCGGCCGAGGAGGCCCTCGCCCCCGCGGTGGCCGTGGAGTTGGTGCACAACTTCTCGCTGCTGCACGACGACATCCTGGACGGCGACACCACCCGCAGGCACCGGGCCACCGCGTGGACGGTCTTCGGCTCGTCGGCCGCGCTGCTCGCCGGGGACGCGCTGCTGATCCACGCCAGCCGGGTCCTCACCGAGGAGGCGGCGCTGCCCAGGACGCTGACCGGGCTGCGCTGGCTGAGCGAGTCGACCACCCAGCTGATCGAGGGCGAGCAGACCGATCTGCACTTCGAGGAGCGCTCCCGGGTCACGTTGGGCGAGTGCCTGTTGATGGCGGAGCGGAAGACGGCCTCGCTGCTGGCCTGCGCCTGCGCCCTGGGCGCGCTCTGGGGCGGTGGCGACCAGCGGCAGACGGAGGCGCTGCGCCGGTTCGGCCACCATCTGGGCGTGCTCTTCCAGTTGACGGACGACCTGCTCGGCATCTGGGGCGATCCGGCGGTCACCGGCAAGCCGGCCGGCGCCGATCTGGCCAGTCGGAAGAAGTCGCTGCCGGTGGTCGCCGCGCTCGACTCGGGCACGCCGGCGGGGCGGCGGCTCGCCGAGCTGTACGCCGAGGAGGAGCCGGAGGCCGACGAGGGGGCGACCACGCCATCGACGCTGGCCGACCTGGTGATCGAGGCGGGCGGACGGGCCTGGGCCGAACGCGCCGTCGTCGAGCAACTGGGCCTGGCCGAGAGCGCGTTGGCCACCGCCGACGTGTCCAAGGAGGCGGCGGGGCGGCTGATCGCGCTGCTCCGCCTGGTGGGCCAGCGGGACCACTGA
- a CDS encoding AAA family ATPase, whose product MIVWLNGTHGAGKTTTSALVQQLLPDSRVFDAEKVGETLMDISPGLPGTDNFQHWPPWRPLVVETARHVLDYTGGTLVMPMTVLVERYWREISTGLAHHGIPVRHFVLHADQETLRGRIAGDTVLGPDSPFRLQYLEPYAEAARTWLHAEAEVVDTTHLTPAQAAQRIAEAVKG is encoded by the coding sequence ATGATCGTATGGCTCAACGGCACCCATGGCGCCGGCAAGACGACGACCAGTGCGCTGGTGCAGCAACTCCTCCCGGACTCCCGGGTGTTCGACGCCGAGAAGGTGGGCGAGACGCTCATGGACATCTCGCCGGGGCTGCCGGGGACGGACAACTTCCAGCACTGGCCGCCATGGCGGCCACTCGTGGTGGAGACCGCCCGCCACGTACTCGACTACACCGGCGGCACCCTGGTGATGCCCATGACGGTCCTGGTCGAGCGGTACTGGCGCGAGATCAGCACGGGTCTCGCGCACCACGGCATCCCGGTACGGCACTTCGTCCTCCACGCCGACCAGGAGACCCTCCGCGGGCGCATCGCGGGCGACACCGTTCTCGGCCCCGACTCCCCGTTCCGTCTCCAGTACCTTGAGCCCTACGCCGAGGCGGCCCGCACCTGGCTCCACGCCGAGGCCGAGGTCGTCGACACCACCCACCTCACCCCCGCCCAAGCCGCCCAGCGGATCGCGGAGGCCGTCAAGGGCTGA
- the argC gene encoding N-acetyl-gamma-glutamyl-phosphate reductase: MVVRAAVAGASGYAGGEILRLLLGHPEVRIGTLTGNSSAGQRLGSVQPHLVPLADRVVEPTTPGTLKGHDVVFLALPHGQSAAVAEELGDAALIVDCGADFRLRDAADWERFYGTPHAGTWPYGLPELPGARDALRGARRVAVPGCYPTAVSLALFPAYAAGLVEPEAVIVAATGTSGAGKALKPHLLGSEVMGSMSPYGVGGGHRHTPEMAQNLAAVAGRPVTVSFTPTLAPMARGILATCSARAVPGGDAGALREVYAKAFAGERFVQLLPEGQWPTTAAVTGSNAALVQVALDEAAGRVVVISAIDNLTKGTAGGAVQSMNIALGLPEESGLPLTGLAP; encoded by the coding sequence ATGGTAGTGCGTGCTGCGGTGGCGGGCGCCAGTGGCTATGCGGGGGGCGAGATTCTCCGGCTGCTGCTGGGACACCCCGAGGTACGGATCGGAACCCTGACCGGGAACAGCAGCGCCGGGCAGCGGCTGGGGAGTGTGCAGCCGCATCTGGTGCCGCTGGCCGACCGCGTGGTGGAGCCGACCACGCCGGGAACGCTCAAAGGTCACGATGTGGTCTTCCTCGCGCTGCCGCACGGCCAATCGGCCGCCGTGGCCGAGGAGTTGGGCGATGCCGCGCTGATCGTCGACTGCGGCGCCGACTTCCGGCTGCGGGACGCGGCCGACTGGGAACGCTTCTACGGCACCCCGCACGCCGGCACCTGGCCGTATGGCCTGCCCGAGCTGCCGGGCGCGCGCGACGCGCTGCGCGGCGCCCGCCGGGTGGCCGTCCCGGGCTGCTACCCGACCGCCGTCAGTCTGGCGCTCTTCCCCGCCTATGCCGCGGGGCTGGTCGAGCCCGAGGCGGTGATCGTCGCCGCCACCGGCACCTCGGGCGCCGGCAAGGCGCTCAAGCCGCATCTGCTCGGCAGCGAGGTGATGGGCTCGATGAGCCCCTACGGCGTCGGCGGCGGCCACCGGCACACCCCGGAGATGGCGCAGAACCTCGCCGCCGTGGCCGGCCGGCCGGTCACCGTCTCCTTCACCCCGACGCTCGCGCCCATGGCGCGCGGCATCCTCGCCACCTGCTCGGCCCGCGCCGTCCCCGGGGGCGACGCCGGGGCGCTGCGCGAGGTCTACGCCAAGGCGTTCGCCGGCGAGCGCTTCGTCCAGCTGCTGCCCGAGGGGCAGTGGCCCACCACCGCGGCCGTCACCGGCTCCAACGCGGCGCTGGTGCAGGTCGCGCTCGACGAGGCCGCCGGCCGGGTGGTCGTCATCAGCGCCATCGACAACCTCACCAAGGGCACGGCGGGCGGCGCCGTGCAGAGCATGAACATCGCCCTGGGACTGCCCGAGGAGTCGGGGCTCCCGCTGACCGGCCTCGCCCCGTGA
- a CDS encoding acetylornithine transaminase, with product MSNASLNARWQAALMDNYGLPRVPLTHGEGARFWDADGREYLDFVGGIAVNALGTAHPAVVAAVSEQIARLGHVSNLFVAEPTVALAERLLALAGRPGRVYFSNSGAEANEAAFKLGRLTGRPHMVATEGAFHGRTVGALALTGQPGKRDGFHPLPGEVTHVPFGDIPALRAAVTPQTALLIVEPIQGENGVVMPPEGYLAAAREITRATGTLLVLDEVQTGIGRTGHWFAGQAQGVEPDVITLAKGLGGGLPIGATLAFGEAAELFTPGRHGSTFGGNPVSCAAALAVLETIETEELLQRVKETGERLRAGVERLGHPLVQGVRGAGLLVGIVLTQPVSARVQRSAQEAGLLVNAAVPDVVRLAPPLIIGKAEVDALLAALPGVLDAARAEATDG from the coding sequence ATGAGCAACGCGTCGTTGAACGCCAGGTGGCAGGCCGCGCTGATGGACAACTACGGGCTGCCCCGGGTGCCGCTCACCCATGGCGAGGGCGCGCGCTTCTGGGACGCCGACGGCCGGGAGTACCTCGACTTCGTCGGCGGGATCGCCGTCAACGCCCTCGGCACCGCGCATCCGGCCGTGGTGGCGGCCGTCTCCGAGCAGATCGCCCGGCTCGGACACGTCTCCAACCTCTTTGTCGCCGAGCCCACCGTGGCGCTCGCCGAACGGCTGCTGGCGCTGGCCGGCCGGCCGGGGCGGGTCTACTTCTCCAACTCGGGCGCCGAGGCGAACGAGGCCGCGTTCAAGCTCGGCCGGCTCACCGGGCGCCCGCACATGGTCGCCACCGAGGGCGCGTTCCACGGCCGCACCGTCGGCGCGCTCGCGCTCACCGGCCAGCCGGGCAAGCGGGACGGGTTCCATCCGCTGCCCGGCGAGGTGACCCATGTGCCCTTCGGCGACATACCGGCCCTGCGCGCCGCGGTCACCCCTCAGACCGCGCTGCTGATCGTCGAGCCGATCCAGGGGGAGAACGGCGTGGTGATGCCCCCCGAGGGCTATCTCGCGGCGGCGCGGGAGATCACCAGGGCCACCGGCACGCTGCTGGTGCTGGACGAGGTGCAGACCGGGATCGGCAGGACGGGGCACTGGTTCGCCGGCCAGGCGCAGGGCGTGGAGCCCGATGTGATCACCCTGGCCAAGGGGTTGGGCGGCGGTCTCCCCATCGGCGCCACCCTCGCCTTCGGCGAGGCCGCCGAGCTGTTCACGCCCGGCCGGCACGGCTCCACCTTCGGCGGCAACCCGGTCTCCTGCGCCGCTGCCCTCGCGGTGCTGGAGACCATCGAGACCGAGGAGCTGCTCCAGCGGGTCAAGGAGACGGGGGAGCGGCTGCGCGCCGGAGTCGAGCGGCTCGGGCACCCGTTGGTCCAGGGGGTCAGGGGCGCCGGTCTGCTGGTCGGTATCGTGCTTACCCAGCCCGTGTCCGCGCGGGTGCAGCGATCGGCCCAGGAGGCCGGGCTGTTGGTGAACGCGGCGGTCCCCGACGTGGTGCGGCTGGCGCCGCCCCTGATCATCGGCAAGGCGGAGGTGGACGCCCTCCTCGCCGCGCTGCCCGGGGTGTTGGACGCCGCGCGCGCCGAAGCGACGGACGGATGA
- a CDS encoding alpha/beta fold hydrolase, producing the protein MSSEDEAVLTDDGTRLWATRVGEGAPVILCHGGPGLWDFLDELAALLADRATVHRWDQRGCGRSQRRGPYSLARSVADLDAVRRHFGLDRMALLGHSYGAQLALRYALDHPGRVSALAYVSGTGIDDRTTWRPAYRQNLRANLGQHLARWETLGDRERTEAEEREWCLLQWSADYADRERALALAEASATPWFAVNHACNTTIGAEVDRVSGTPELRAECERLDVPVLIVHGAEDIRPNTALDSLAEALPRVSRTLLDGAGHLPWVEDPNGFRSTVGDFLAMP; encoded by the coding sequence ATGAGCAGCGAGGACGAGGCCGTACTGACCGACGACGGGACCCGGCTCTGGGCGACGCGGGTGGGGGAGGGCGCTCCCGTGATCCTCTGCCATGGCGGCCCGGGCCTGTGGGACTTCCTGGACGAGCTGGCCGCGCTGCTGGCCGACCGGGCCACCGTGCACCGCTGGGACCAACGGGGCTGCGGACGCTCGCAGCGGCGCGGCCCCTACTCGCTGGCCCGGTCGGTGGCCGATCTCGACGCCGTGCGCCGCCACTTCGGCCTCGACCGGATGGCGCTGCTCGGCCACTCCTACGGCGCCCAGCTGGCGCTGCGGTACGCGCTCGACCATCCCGGGCGGGTGAGCGCGCTGGCCTATGTCTCCGGCACCGGAATCGACGACCGCACCACCTGGCGGCCGGCCTACCGGCAGAACCTCCGCGCCAACCTCGGGCAGCACCTGGCGCGTTGGGAGACGCTGGGCGACCGGGAGCGCACCGAGGCCGAGGAACGGGAGTGGTGCCTGTTGCAGTGGTCCGCCGACTACGCCGACCGGGAGCGGGCGCTGGCCCTGGCCGAGGCGTCGGCCACGCCCTGGTTCGCGGTGAACCACGCGTGCAACACGACCATCGGCGCCGAGGTCGACCGCGTCTCGGGCACCCCCGAACTGCGGGCGGAATGCGAGCGGTTGGACGTGCCGGTGCTGATCGTGCACGGGGCTGAGGACATCCGGCCGAACACGGCGCTCGACTCGCTGGCCGAGGCCCTTCCCCGGGTCTCCCGGACGCTGCTCGACGGCGCGGGACACCTGCCCTGGGTGGAGGACCCGAACGGTTTCCGCTCCACGGTCGGCGACTTCCTGGCCATGCCCTGA
- the argB gene encoding acetylglutamate kinase has protein sequence MESPTEGPAESQTGSPAKGPAETPVSETPFSEARGATRRHTALPKARILIEALPWLTRHHGRTVVIKFGGNAMVDEELKAAFAQDVVFLRHAGLRPVVVHGGGPQITRQLERLGLASEFKGGLRVTTPETMDVVRMVLAGQVQRELVGLLNQHGPWAVGMTGEDAHILTATKRYADIEGERVDLGRVGDITAIETGAIHALLDDGRIPVISSIARSADDDHVYNINADTAAAALAAALGAETLIVLTDVEGLYADWPASDEVISRLTESELEKLLPELASGMVPKMEGCLYAVRHGVTTARVIDGRVQHSILLEIFTDEGIGTMVVPDEPSATSATPTDTVTTTPADPTADTANQGAPS, from the coding sequence ATGGAGAGCCCGACGGAAGGCCCGGCGGAGAGCCAGACGGGAAGCCCGGCGAAGGGCCCCGCCGAGACGCCCGTCTCCGAGACGCCCTTCTCCGAGGCGCGCGGAGCCACCCGCCGGCATACCGCGCTCCCCAAGGCGCGCATCCTGATCGAGGCGCTGCCCTGGCTCACCCGCCACCACGGCAGGACGGTGGTGATCAAGTTCGGCGGCAACGCCATGGTGGACGAGGAGCTGAAGGCGGCCTTCGCCCAGGACGTCGTCTTCCTCCGCCACGCCGGGCTGCGTCCCGTCGTGGTGCACGGCGGCGGGCCGCAGATCACCCGTCAGCTGGAACGCCTGGGCCTGGCCTCGGAGTTCAAGGGTGGCCTGCGGGTCACCACCCCGGAGACCATGGACGTCGTGCGGATGGTGCTGGCCGGCCAGGTGCAACGGGAGCTGGTCGGGCTGCTCAACCAGCACGGGCCCTGGGCCGTCGGCATGACGGGCGAGGACGCGCATATCCTCACCGCGACAAAGCGCTATGCCGATATCGAGGGGGAGCGGGTCGACCTCGGCCGGGTCGGCGACATCACCGCGATCGAGACCGGCGCGATCCACGCCCTGCTCGACGACGGCCGCATCCCCGTGATCTCGTCCATCGCCCGCAGCGCCGACGACGACCACGTCTACAACATCAACGCCGACACCGCCGCCGCCGCGCTGGCCGCCGCCCTCGGCGCCGAGACGCTGATCGTGCTCACCGACGTCGAGGGCCTCTACGCCGACTGGCCGGCCAGCGACGAGGTGATCAGCAGGCTGACCGAGAGCGAGCTGGAGAAGCTGCTCCCCGAGCTGGCCAGCGGCATGGTGCCCAAGATGGAGGGCTGCCTCTACGCGGTGCGCCACGGGGTCACCACCGCCCGGGTGATCGACGGCCGGGTGCAGCACTCCATCCTGCTGGAGATCTTCACCGACGAGGGCATCGGCACCATGGTCGTGCCGGACGAGCCGTCCGCCACCTCGGCCACCCCCACCGACACCGTCACCACCACCCCCGCCGACCCCACCGCCGACACCGCGAACCAGGGAGCGCCGTCATGA
- a CDS encoding arginine repressor gives MSDPERPRGGQAGGPAVPQTRTARHRRIVEILNRGPVRSQSQLAKLLADDGLSVTQATLSRDLDELGAVKIRGTSGELIYAVPSEGGFRTPRAPLGESAKEERMARLAGELLIAAEASANLVVLRTPPGAAQFLASAIDQAEVHDILGTIAGDDTVLLISRAPDGGQSLADHLLRLAQREAGPGE, from the coding sequence ATGAGCGACCCGGAGCGACCCAGAGGCGGCCAGGCAGGCGGCCCCGCCGTGCCCCAGACGCGCACGGCCAGGCACCGCAGGATCGTGGAGATCCTCAACCGTGGTCCGGTGCGCTCACAGAGCCAGCTCGCCAAGCTCCTCGCGGACGACGGGCTGAGCGTCACCCAGGCGACGCTCAGCCGGGATCTGGACGAGCTGGGCGCGGTCAAGATCCGCGGCACCAGCGGCGAGCTGATCTACGCGGTGCCGAGCGAGGGCGGCTTCCGCACCCCGCGGGCGCCGCTGGGCGAGTCCGCCAAGGAGGAGCGGATGGCCCGGCTCGCCGGCGAGCTGCTGATCGCCGCCGAGGCGTCGGCCAACCTGGTGGTGCTGCGCACCCCGCCCGGCGCGGCGCAGTTCCTCGCCTCCGCGATCGACCAGGCCGAGGTGCACGACATCCTGGGCACCATCGCCGGAGACGACACGGTGCTGCTGATCAGCCGGGCCCCCGACGGCGGGCAGTCCCTGGCCGACCATCTGCTCCGCCTCGCGCAGCGGGAGGCGGGCCCGGGGGAGTAG
- a CDS encoding bifunctional ornithine acetyltransferase/N-acetylglutamate synthase: MSVTAPAGFTAAGVAARPGGEGAPDLALVVNEGPTRAAAGVFTSHRLPSAPVLWSAQVLRGGAVGAVLLDTANAHACTGPLGFQDVHAVVERTALAVGRDAAQVAFAATGRIGVRASLGTLLPAVDLLAERAHEFGGERAAQALAPAPGPPVTAAVRGEGWTVGGMVAGAAPTSSPVVLTTDAELPAPALEHALRPALGATFHRIGARTAASPGDTALLLASGASRRAPDEAEFADAVRRVCADLARQAVRSAPGATKEIEIEVRGAATEEDALAVGRAIAGDDPLRHAIHREDPDWGRIVAALGGADAAFEPHRLAVTLGGVQVCRDGAAGDDAALVDLRFRAVAIAVDLGVGTRSATVWTTDLPAAGAAAP; encoded by the coding sequence GTGAGCGTGACCGCGCCGGCCGGCTTCACGGCCGCCGGGGTGGCCGCTCGGCCGGGCGGCGAGGGGGCACCGGATCTGGCGCTGGTGGTCAACGAGGGGCCGACACGGGCGGCGGCCGGCGTGTTCACCAGCCACCGCCTCCCGTCGGCGCCGGTGTTGTGGTCCGCGCAGGTGCTGCGCGGCGGCGCGGTCGGCGCCGTGCTGCTCGACACGGCCAACGCCCACGCGTGCACGGGACCGCTCGGCTTCCAGGACGTGCACGCCGTCGTCGAGCGCACCGCGCTGGCGGTGGGCCGCGACGCCGCCCAGGTGGCCTTCGCCGCCACCGGCCGGATCGGCGTCCGGGCGTCCCTGGGGACGCTGCTGCCCGCCGTCGATCTGCTCGCCGAGCGGGCTCACGAGTTCGGCGGGGAGCGGGCCGCCCAGGCCCTCGCCCCCGCGCCCGGCCCGCCCGTCACCGCGGCCGTCAGGGGCGAGGGCTGGACGGTGGGCGGGATGGTCGCCGGCGCCGCGCCGACCAGCTCGCCCGTGGTGCTCACCACCGACGCCGAACTGCCGGCGCCGGCGCTTGAGCACGCCCTGCGCCCCGCCCTCGGGGCCACGTTCCACCGGATCGGCGCCAGGACCGCCGCCTCCCCCGGCGACACGGCCCTGCTGTTGGCCTCGGGCGCCTCCCGCCGCGCCCCGGACGAGGCCGAGTTCGCCGACGCGGTGCGCCGGGTCTGTGCCGACCTCGCGCGCCAGGCGGTGCGGAGCGCGCCCGGCGCGACCAAGGAGATCGAGATCGAGGTGCGCGGCGCGGCCACCGAGGAGGACGCCCTCGCCGTGGGGCGCGCCATCGCCGGCGACGACCCGCTGCGCCACGCCATCCACCGCGAGGACCCCGACTGGGGCCGGATCGTCGCCGCCCTCGGCGGCGCGGACGCGGCCTTCGAACCACACCGCCTGGCCGTCACGTTGGGCGGAGTCCAGGTCTGCCGCGACGGGGCGGCCGGCGACGACGCCGCCCTGGTGGACCTGCGCTTTCGCGCGGTGGCGATCGCCGTCGACCTGGGCGTGGGGACGCGCTCCGCCACCGTGTGGACCACCGATCTGCCGGCGGCGGGAGCCGCCGCGCCCTGA